The proteins below come from a single Benincasa hispida cultivar B227 chromosome 4, ASM972705v1, whole genome shotgun sequence genomic window:
- the LOC120075579 gene encoding probable E3 ubiquitin-protein ligase ARI8, with protein sequence MDSEDDLHYSTDVESVDDDCDFYSGEMDMGMGYYTDDDDPDAEDFVDDDTDDYFESRRREQNYTILNESDIRQRQEDDITRISSVLSISRVAAIVLLRHFNWSVTKVHDEWFADETRVRKQVGLLEAPVVHVLNARDRTCGICFESYPNSRIKSAACGHPFCAFCWEGYISTSINDGPGCLSLRCPDPSCGAVVDQDMINSLASSEDRKKYARYLLRSYVEDNKKTKWCPAPGCEYAVLFDAGNGNYDVSCFCTYGFCWKCTEEAHRPVDCATVEKWILKNSAESENMNWILANSKPCPKCKRPIEKNQGCMHMTCTPPCKFEFCWLCLGAWSDHGERTGGFYACNRYEVAKQDGVYDEAEKRREMAKNSLERYTHYYERWASNQTSRQKAIADLHQMQNVHIEKLSDIHCTPESQLKFITEAWLQIIECRRVLKWTYAYGYYLPEQEHAKRQFFEYLQGEAESGLERLHQCAEKELLQFLNAEGPSKEFNDFRTKLAGLTSVTRNYFENLVRALENGLSDVNSHGASSGTTSSKNTAGSSKGGRSGRGKGVNRTASSTRSGDNGTHWSCEHCTFVNTRSATTCEMCHQRH encoded by the exons ATGGATTCTGAGGACGATCTTCATTACTCCACCGACGTTGAATCCGTCGACGATGATTGCGATTTCTACAGCGGTGAAATGGACATGGGTATGGGTTATTACACCGATGATGATGACCCTGATGCTGAGGATTTCGTCGACGACGATACCGATGATTACTTCGAGTCCCGCCGCCGCGAG CAAAATTATACAATACTAAATGAGTCAGATATAAGACAACGCCAAGAGGATGACATTACAAGAATTTCTTCTGTACTTTCTATATCACGCGTAGCTGCCATTGTCTTACTCCGCCACTTCAATTg GAGTGTTACTAAAGTCCACGATGAATGGTTTGCCGATGAAACTCGAGTAAGGAAGCAAGTTGGCTTGTTGGAAGCACCTGTTGTACATGTCCTAAATGCTAGAGAT CGAACCTGTGGAATCTGTTTTGAGTCGTATCCAAATAGTAGGATCAAGTCAGCTGCCTGTGGTCATCCTTTCTGTGCCTTCTGCTGGGAAG GCTACATTAGCACATCAATTAATGACGGTCCTGGATGTCTGTCGTTGAGATGTCCTGATCCTTCTTGTGGTGCTGTGGTTGATCAAGACATGATTAATTCATTGGCCTCCAGTGAAGACAGGAAGAAATATGCTCGTTATCTTCTTAGGTCTTATGTTGAAGACAACAAAAAG ACTAAATGGTGCCCAGCGCCTGGTTGTGAGTATGCTGTTCTCTTTGATGCTGGCAATGGAAATTATGATGTTTCTTGCTTCTGCACATATGGCTTCTGCTGGAAA TGCACGGAAGAAGCTCACCGTCCTGTAGATTGTGCTACtgtggaaaaatggattttaaagaACAGTGCCGAGTCTGAAAATATGAACTG GATATTGGCTAATTCCAAGCCTTGTCCAAAGTGCAAGCGGCCAATTGAGAAAAATCAAGGGTGCATGCACATGACTTGCACACCTCCgtgtaaatttgaattttgctg GCTATGTCTTGGTGCATGGTCTGATCATGGTGAAAGAACTGGTGGTTTCTATGCTTGCAACCGATATGAGGTAGCTAAGCAAGATGGTGTG TATGATGAGgctgagaaaagaagagaaatggcaAAGAATTCTTTGGAGAGATACACTCACTATTATGAACGTTGGGCAAGCAATCAAACA TCTAGGCAAAAAGCAATAGCAGATTTGCATCAAATGCAGAATGTGCAT ATTGAGAAGCTCAGTGATATACACTGCACTCCTGAATCTCAGCTAAAGTTCATAACAGAGGCTTGGTTACAG ATAATTGAATGCAGACGAGTTTTGAAATGGACTTATGCATATGGTTATTACCTGCCGGAACAGGAGCATGCCAAGAGACAGTTTTTTGAATATTTGCAAG GTGAGGCCGAGTCTGGATTAGAAAGGCTTCATCAATGCGCCGAAAAGGAACTACTCCAGTTCCTTAATGCAGAAGGTCCATCAAAAGAATTTAATGACTTCCGCACAAAGCTTGCTGGTCTGACCAG TGTTACTCGAAATTACTTTGAGAACCTGGTTAGAGCATTAGAGAATGGGCTTTCAGATGTAAACTCTCACGGAGCAAGCAGCGGCACAACGAGCTCAAAAAACACAGCAGGAAGTAGTAAAGGAGGGAGAAGCGGACGAGGTAAGGGAGTGAATCGAACTGCTAGTTCGACCAGAAGTGGCGACAATGGCACTCATTGGTCATGTGAACACTGTACCTTTGTGAACACTAGATCTGCTACCACGTGCGAGATGTGCCATCAACGCCATTGA